Proteins encoded together in one Lathyrus oleraceus cultivar Zhongwan6 chromosome 5, CAAS_Psat_ZW6_1.0, whole genome shotgun sequence window:
- the LOC127082440 gene encoding protein FAR-RED IMPAIRED RESPONSE 1-like, which translates to MCAAIKDGDVDVALNFLNMKSSIDPMLYAEYCGNSDERLKSLFWADDTSRSNYFCFGDAVAFDTTYKKNKYNYPLVIFFWCNNHSQTIIFSVALVSDETTETYKWRLRCFLECMENKYPKVMVTNGDGPMRQFNNKYFLM; encoded by the coding sequence ATGTGTGCCGCTATTAAAGATGGTGATGTTGATGTTGCTTTAAATTTTCTCAACATGAAATCATCTATAGATCCTATGTTGTATGCAGAATATTGTGGCAATAGTGATGAAAGATTGAAATCACTTTTTTGGGCAGACGATACTAGTAGATCAAACTATTTCTGTTTTGGCGATGCTGTTGCATTTGACACAACTTACAAGAAAAACAAATACAATTATCCGTTGGTTATATTTTTTTGGTGCAACAACCACTCACAAACTATTATATTCAGTGTTGCATTGGTGTCAGATGAAACGACAGAGACATATAAGTGGCGGTTGAGGTGTTTCTTAGAGTGCATGGAAAATAAATATCCAAAAGTAATGGTAACAAATGGAGATGGGCCTATGAGGCAGTTTAATAACAAATATTTCCTAATGTGA